A portion of the Brockia lithotrophica genome contains these proteins:
- a CDS encoding hypothetical protein (Similar to ribosomal large subunit pseudouridine synthase D, Bacillus subtilis YjbO type) — MAEGESQGKDKFTRDERWLVVRIEEEDLREGDRLDDVLRRVLHLSGRQIQRLARSGGLRRGRARIPSTLRIRPGEEIAVRLFPFEDYGVDPEALFLQILHEDEHYLVLDKPSGILVHPIRPGMRGTLAAAVAHHFATIGLRSRVRPVHRLDRDTSGVIVFAKHAWAHARLDALFRAGAVRKTYLAVVAGVPEPPERTVELPLSRRPGRDGRISVDADGLFARTYIRVREVFGERAALVEAVPETGRTHQIRVHLSASGHPVWGDRLYGGPRVGISRQALHAEALEFLHPFTGEPKVFRAPLPEDILRLMELLRSGTV; from the coding sequence ATGGCGGAAGGAGAGTCGCAGGGGAAGGACAAGTTTACCCGCGACGAGCGCTGGCTCGTGGTGCGCATCGAAGAGGAAGACCTCCGCGAAGGCGATCGCCTGGACGACGTGCTGCGCCGCGTCTTACACCTGTCCGGACGACAAATTCAGCGCCTCGCCCGCAGCGGAGGACTGCGCAGGGGTAGGGCGCGAATCCCCTCTACGCTGCGTATTCGGCCGGGAGAGGAAATCGCGGTACGGCTTTTCCCCTTCGAAGATTACGGAGTGGATCCCGAAGCCCTTTTCCTACAGATCCTCCACGAGGACGAACACTATCTTGTCTTGGACAAGCCTTCGGGAATCCTCGTACACCCCATTCGTCCGGGAATGCGGGGGACGCTCGCAGCCGCCGTCGCCCACCACTTTGCGACGATCGGCCTTCGTTCGCGCGTGCGGCCCGTACACCGCCTCGATCGGGATACCTCGGGCGTGATCGTCTTTGCCAAACATGCGTGGGCCCACGCCCGGCTGGACGCCCTCTTTCGCGCGGGCGCGGTGCGGAAAACGTACCTGGCCGTGGTTGCCGGGGTACCCGAACCCCCGGAACGAACCGTAGAACTCCCCCTTTCGCGGCGCCCGGGGCGCGACGGAAGGATCTCCGTCGATGCAGACGGCCTCTTCGCCCGCACGTACATCCGCGTGCGCGAGGTTTTTGGGGAACGGGCAGCGCTTGTCGAAGCGGTTCCGGAAACCGGGAGGACGCACCAAATCCGCGTACACCTCTCCGCCTCAGGCCATCCCGTTTGGGGAGATCGTCTGTACGGCGGGCCGCGCGTGGGAATCTCGCGGCAGGCCTTGCACGCGGAGGCCCTCGAATTCCTTCATCCCTTCACGGGCGAGCCCAAGGTCTTCCGTGCTCCGCTCCCGGAAGACATCCTGCGGCTCATGGAACTCCTGCGTTCCGGAACGGTGTGA